DNA sequence from the Thermostichus vulcanus str. 'Rupite' genome:
ACTGTCGGAACAAGATCTGGCCCGTTACTTTCGTCGTCGTTGGAGCCTTTGTGACCGGCCTGGAGTCAGTCAGGGGGGCGGATCCCTGTTGAACCTGAATGCCCTTGGGGATAGATTTGCCACACAAGTACGCCAGGCAACGGAGGCTTCTGCGTTGAAGGCGAAAGACGGGGTCAAGCCATCCCCACTATAATCGGGGGTGTTCACTGCCGTAACGGTATAGAATCCAATGGCCTACTATCTCAAAACGCAGGAAGAACCCTGGCTGCACCGTCATTCCCGCACGATTTTGGCGATTTTGGCCGGGTTGGGATCCTTATTAACGGCTTATCTCACCTTCAGCAAGCTGACGGAGCAACCCGCTGCCTTCTGTACAGGCGATGGGGGCTGTGATTTGGTGCTCTCTAGCCGTTGGGCAGAGTTTCTTGGGATCCCGACGGCTGCCGTGGGTCTGTTGGGCTTTTTGGCCGTTTTGGGGTTGGCCCTGATTCCGGACGGGATCCCGTTGGTGAAGCAATGGCGCTGGCCAGCTTTGTTTGGCCTGGTTTCCGCCATGACCGCCTTTGAAATGTACATGCTCTACCTGATGGTGGCGGTGCTGCGGCAGTTTTGTATGTATTGCTCCGCAGCGATTGTCTTGGTGGCGGGACTGTGGCTGGTGACGGTATTTGGCCACCGCTGGTTGGATTGGGGCAAGATGGGCTTCGGTTACATCCTGGTGAGCGTATTGACCTTAATCGTTACCATTGGGGTGTATGCCAATCAAGTGCCTCCTCCGAGCCCCTTCGCTGTGGGGTTGGCGACCCACCTCAGGGAAACAGGCGGTACCATGTACGGAGCTTACTGGTGTCCCCATTGCCAGGATCAAAAGGATTTGTTTGGGGCAGCTTTTGCGGAAGTGCCCTATGTGGAGTGCTCCCCCAATGGCCCTGGAACCCCGCAGGCCCAAGAGTGCACAGAAGCGGGGGTGACTAGCTACCCTACCTGGGTGATCAATGGCCGCACCTACACGGGTGTACGCTCTTTGGAGTCACTGGCGGTGGCCTCAGGCTATCAATTCAATCCCAGAGAATAAGCCTCAGGAGCTTGTGTCTAAGGGTGGGGTGAGGATGTGGACCCGGTTTCGCCCCGCTTGTTTGGCTTGGTAGAGGGCCTCATCGGCCTGTTGCAGAGCAGCTTCTGGCTCTAGATGGTGATCTTCTGTGATCACGGCCCCGCCAATACTAATGGTGATGAGTAGGCTGCGTTTGGGGGAAATGGCAATTGGGTCGTTGCTGATTACCCGCCGTAAAAAGTCGGCATAGCGGTAGCTGCGGGAAGGGTTCAGCCCTGGAGTGATACAAACAAATTCTTCGCCCCCATAGCGGTAGAGCAAGCTGGAGGGGCGCAGTTGATTTTGCAGTCGACCGGCAATGGCTTGCAGCACACAGTCGCCAATATAGTGGCCGTGGGTATCGTTCACCTGCTTGAAGTGATCCACATCCATCATCAGCAGGCAGAGATAGCGGTAGCGAGCTTCCCCAAAACGGGGCCCCACCTGTTTGAGCAAATGGGGCAGTGCCTGATCCAAAGCGCGTCGATTCAAAACCCCTGTCAAGGGATCCGTGAGGGAGAGGGACTCCAACAGATCGTTACGGGCCTGCAGTTGTCGATTGGCTTGGGCCAAGGCTTGGGTCAGCCGTTGCAGCCGTAGCCCTGCCCGTACCCGTGCCTGTAGCTCATCTGGGTCAACCGGTTTGGCAATAAATTCATCGGCCCCCGCATCCAAGCCCCGTACCCGATCCCCAATCTCAGAACGCGCTGTCAGCAGAATGAAGTACACAAATTGGCCATCAGCGGATCCCTTCAGACGGCGACAGAGATCCACCCCCGAGAGTTCGGGCATCACCCAATCGCAGATGATCACATTTGGCAATTGTCCTTCTTCGGCAGTTTGCAAGTACTCCAGGGCCGATTTTCCACTTTCTCGGGTTTCCACCTGGTAATCAGAACTTCGCAATACCTCGCCAATGTAGTTACGGGTGGCTGCATCGTCATCCACCACCAAGATGCGTGGGATCTGAGTCAGAACGTAGCCTGAAGGCCCCCTCTCCAGGGAATCGCTCGCCTCAGGAGTTTGGGTGGGCAGGTGTGGGTGTGGGTCATTGAAGTGCATAGTAGAAGTGCATAGTACCGGAAAAGCTCTAACCGGAACTGGGGGTGGCCACGTAGGAGTGGTTAGAAACTCGCTCGCGGATCCCGAGGTGCATCGCTTCCACAAACTCCCGCACCCGAATCGGGTCAATGAGAGGAAAGGGATCCGCTCGCGTCAACGGGACGGAGTCCTTATAGCCGGCTGGAATACTCACGGAACGGGATGACCGCTTCAAGGAACTGGCCACAATCACCCCATCCGCCCGCCGAATCAAGCTACCAATATTCTCTGCAGTGGCTCCGGAACCAATTAACAAAGGCACATGGGGAGCAGCAGTGCGAGCCAGCTCCAGCTCCTCAAAAATGGGTGGGTTGCCCGTGGCCCAACCGGAGAGGATGATGGCATCGGCCAAGCCCCGTTCTACGGTGTCGGCAATAGCGGCGGTGAGACCCACGGGGCCTAGAGGTTGGGCATGTTTCACCAGAACATCGGCAAAAACCTTGATATCTGCCCCCAACTCGCGGCGATAGCGCATAAGGCGGTGGGCATCTCCCTCAATGAGGCCTTGATCTGTGGCCATCACCCCCGAGAGCACATTCACCCGAATAAACTGCGCCCCCACACAAGCTGCAATCGCCAGGGCACTGTGACCATCGTTGCGCAAGACGTTGATCCCGAGAGGTAATGAGACCAACGTTTTCAGCCGCTGGACAACGACCGTCATGGCACTCACCACTGCTGCATCCACCCGGTCCTTGGCAAAGGGGGCATCGTAAAAGTTCTCGACGATGATCCCATCCACGCCACCTGCCGCTAGGGCTGTCGCCGCCTGTTCCGCCTGGGCAATCACCCACTCCAAATCGCCTCCCCAACGGGGGGATGTGGGTAGCGGCAACAGATGAACCACCCCGATAACTGGATAGGGGGTTTTGAAAAGGTGTTGCAGCAGGTTCACCGGTAAGCTCTCACAGGAATTCCTAACGATCTTACGCCTGGATCTTACCTGTGTCGGCATTCTCTAGCGGAAGTGTAACGTAGGGTTTGCTGTGGCTTTGTGTTTGGTGGCCAATCCCCGCAGCAGTCGGGGCACCATGCTCGGTCCTTCGTAAACCCAGCCCGTATACACCTGCAGCAGGCTGGCTCCGGCTTCTAGTTTGTCCAGTGCATCCGCCAGGGTGAAAATGCCCCCCACGCCGATGATCGGTAGTCCTCCTTGGGTAACTTGGTGAATGTAGCGAATCACCTCGGTGGAACGGGCGCGTAGGGGTGCACCGCTGATCCCGCCCGCTTCTTCGCTGAGCGGGATCCCTCTGCCGGGGAGGGAACGGGTTTTCAGATTGTCCCGCCGGAGGGTGGTATTGGTGGCAACAATCCCGGCCAGGTGATGGGTTTGGGCCAGCTCCAGAATGGCATCGATCTGCGGCCAGTCCAGATCAGGGGCAATTTTCACCAAAAGGGGTTTCCGCCCTTGGTTCTCCTGCTGCAAGGTTACCAGGATCGGCTCCAGTTGTTCGGTGGCTTGTAAAGAACGCAACCCCGGTGTGTTGGGGGAGCTGACATTAACCACAAAATAGTCCCCCAAATCTTTGAG
Encoded proteins:
- a CDS encoding vitamin K epoxide reductase family protein gives rise to the protein MAYYLKTQEEPWLHRHSRTILAILAGLGSLLTAYLTFSKLTEQPAAFCTGDGGCDLVLSSRWAEFLGIPTAAVGLLGFLAVLGLALIPDGIPLVKQWRWPALFGLVSAMTAFEMYMLYLMVAVLRQFCMYCSAAIVLVAGLWLVTVFGHRWLDWGKMGFGYILVSVLTLIVTIGVYANQVPPPSPFAVGLATHLRETGGTMYGAYWCPHCQDQKDLFGAAFAEVPYVECSPNGPGTPQAQECTEAGVTSYPTWVINGRTYTGVRSLESLAVASGYQFNPRE
- a CDS encoding diguanylate cyclase, encoding MHFNDPHPHLPTQTPEASDSLERGPSGYVLTQIPRILVVDDDAATRNYIGEVLRSSDYQVETRESGKSALEYLQTAEEGQLPNVIICDWVMPELSGVDLCRRLKGSADGQFVYFILLTARSEIGDRVRGLDAGADEFIAKPVDPDELQARVRAGLRLQRLTQALAQANRQLQARNDLLESLSLTDPLTGVLNRRALDQALPHLLKQVGPRFGEARYRYLCLLMMDVDHFKQVNDTHGHYIGDCVLQAIAGRLQNQLRPSSLLYRYGGEEFVCITPGLNPSRSYRYADFLRRVISNDPIAISPKRSLLITISIGGAVITEDHHLEPEAALQQADEALYQAKQAGRNRVHILTPPLDTSS
- the btpA gene encoding photosystem I biogenesis protein BtpA, with protein sequence MNLLQHLFKTPYPVIGVVHLLPLPTSPRWGGDLEWVIAQAEQAATALAAGGVDGIIVENFYDAPFAKDRVDAAVVSAMTVVVQRLKTLVSLPLGINVLRNDGHSALAIAACVGAQFIRVNVLSGVMATDQGLIEGDAHRLMRYRRELGADIKVFADVLVKHAQPLGPVGLTAAIADTVERGLADAIILSGWATGNPPIFEELELARTAAPHVPLLIGSGATAENIGSLIRRADGVIVASSLKRSSRSVSIPAGYKDSVPLTRADPFPLIDPIRVREFVEAMHLGIRERVSNHSYVATPSSG
- a CDS encoding quinone-dependent dihydroorotate dehydrogenase, with translation MNFYRDVLRPLLFSGLRADPEALKVRLLQALHWIGTTQATGILAGLEHLFCYRDPVLQVKLWGLSFPNPIGLAAGFDKDGVGLAVWPSLGFGFVEVGTVTAQAQPGNPKPRLFQLPQDQAGLNRMGFNNQGAAALAERLRQLPQHRIPIGINLGKSKVTPLPEAAGDYLTSFRLLKDLGDYFVVNVSSPNTPGLRSLQATEQLEPILVTLQQENQGRKPLLVKIAPDLDWPQIDAILELAQTHHLAGIVATNTTLRRDNLKTRSLPGRGIPLSEEAGGISGAPLRARSTEVIRYIHQVTQGGLPIIGVGGIFTLADALDKLEAGASLLQVYTGWVYEGPSMVPRLLRGLATKHKATANPTLHFR